The Daucus carota subsp. sativus chromosome 7, DH1 v3.0, whole genome shotgun sequence genome window below encodes:
- the LOC108195858 gene encoding protein RNA-directed DNA methylation 3 isoform X3 — translation MSSKGKAIADPKGKRKIDDDKTGGRNKKRSGVLQFFEDSAREADESDDSLDSLFGDDEDGDFLEDIFDEEANVSAEQQRNVALRVKEEEMTEEEHEKMLEKMVQERYKPGSSFVTYAEDRVDSQRSTERSTVTSCDPIMWKVKCMVGRERHSTICLMQKYVDLQSMGKKPQIITAFAAEHVKGAIFIEAYKKNDIYEACNGLCSIYPSRVAAVKPGEISNLLTVRSKPCNITLGTFARVKSGKYKGDLAQVVAVNESKRKATVKLIPRIDLQALAAKFGGGVAAKKTAGPAPPPRLISSSELEEFRPLIQSRCDRDSNTFYEVLDGMLLKDGYLYKKVRIDSLSLYGVLPSEDELLKFESSRNEESNDVEWLSELYGEQKKNITRRNDKAGGKGEGSSSSNLDSDLEVHDMVFFSRTGFGVIVGMEKDDSFKVLKEGSEGQVIVNVKRRELKKASFDNKFTTWDRHKKIISINDSVRILEGQLEGRQGVVKQIYRGTVFIYNESEQENSGYYCCKSQNCEKFKLLGDACKEKGGAQASSSFDDCPSSPKSPLSPKKPWQERDSTLNQGGKDELFSVGQSLRIRIGPLKGYLCRVLALRRSDVTVKLDSQHKILTVKAEHLVAVREKGVLTGDGLESKPFDLLGTQEDGPGGWMDGAGTSADVQGWGTGGQTTESNSWGAFPSSIAPNPETGSLDPLNSMDIDSKKDEGATWETKLAPTQSSSWGAPATRETALATTEQVGGWGGSDGGWSKAASDTVGGSNTSDSWGRAKLPGDDQAGQSTDAWGAAKDKSTSTCDPSASSWGKSTDPTNNQDAGWGKSEGTWGKENNASDNTTSAWGSANVKNQVDSWGKGKDGEDGPSEGRSSWNTSTTVADKGTGGWGSGNGGGFDGSGGGRGGGRGGNGGRGGAGGNSCYKCGESGHMARECSQGGGGGNACYKCGESGHIARECSQGGGGGSNACYKCGETGHMARECTQGGGSGGGNACYKCGETGHMARECTQGGGGGGSRGGNACYKCGETGHMARECTQGGNKGGNACFKCGETGHMARECSQGGGSGAGNNVRSSWSHSNKGETAWSTKSDTNQNSTWGANLADDATGSWGASAPEKESRGWSSKAVQTTSTDAPVSETGGWGSSWNKTSDTSKDGGSSWGTASSEKEKERGGWSSKASWNMSTPTPDKEIGGWDTAGNDGRASGRGGAAGNACYKCGESGHMARECPQGGSRGGNACYKCGESGHISRECPQGGSRGGSACYKCGESGHMSRECPQGGSKAGNACFKCGETGHMARECSQGGGSSCYKCGETGHMSRECSKAGGSGNNCFKCGESGHQARDCTQGGGGGYSTSSWSAKNSTQLETSRLNFEKDVGSAAWGSAAVPKSSWGAAKADDGALASENVGGWGNTDSGRNQSTPAINDSTVSDSWGDSKSEKVTGGWGSAAEPGKPTSNWSTGTEGKNQSVSWGGTADNGNSKEISDRSMSAWNTSGGKDTGGWNTSGEKQTGGWGAAGGSNAGEGGFSGGQGFGGRASSGNACYKCGESGHFARECSQGGGGRGGGRSGGRGGGSGCYKCGQEGHFARECPSSNN, via the exons ATTTTCTGGAAGATATATTTGATGAGGAAGCTAATGTCAGTGCTGAACAGCAAAGAAATGTCGCCCTTCGTGTAAAGGAGGAAGAGATGACTGAGGAAGAACATGAAAAAATGCTGGAAAAAATGGTCCAAGAACGTTACAAACCAGGTTCTAGTTTCGTTACATATGCAGAAGATAGAGTTGACTCCCAAAGATCTACTGAACGGAGTACAGTGACTTCTTGTGATCCTATAATGTGGAAAGTTAAATGCATG GTTGGTCGCGAGAGGCATTCTACTATCTGCCTTATGCAGAAGTATGTTGATCTTCAGTCCATGGGGAAAAAACCGCAGATAATTACTGCTTTTGCAGCTGAACATGTAAAGGGTGCTATATTTATTGAAGCTTACaagaaaaatgatatatatgag GCTTGTAATGGGCTTTGTAGTATTTATCCAAGTCGAGTGGCTGCTGTTAAACCAGGTGAAATTTCTAATTTGCTTACTGTCAGAAGCAAGCCCTGCAACATTACCTTGGGCACCTTTGCCCGCGTTAAGAGTGGGAAGTACAAGGGGGACCTTGCTCAG GTTGTGGCTGTGAATGAATCAAAGAGAAAAGCTACTGTGAAGCTGATTCCAAGAATAGATCTACAAGCTTTGGCGgcaaaattt GGTGGAGGAGTCGCCGCCAAGAAAACTGCTGGCCCTGCCCCACCCCCTAGATTGATCAGCTCTAGTGAACTTGA ggAGTTCCGACCTCTCATTCAGTCTAGGTGTGACCGTGATAGCAATACATTCTATGAGGTTCTGGATGGCATGTTGCTAAAGGATGgctatttatacaaaaaagtcCGTATTGATTCTTTGAGCTTGTATGGTGTACTGCCGTCTGAGGATGAGCTCCTAAAATTCGAGTCTTCCAGGAATGAGGAATCTAATGATGTGGAGTGGCTCTCTGAGCTTTATGGtgaacaaaagaaaaatattaccaGAAGAAATGATAAAGCTGGTGGAAAAGGAGAGGGTTCATCGTCCTCAAATTTGGATAGTGATTTAGAAGTACATGATATGGTTTTTTTCAG CCGGACTGGTTTTGGTGTTATTGTAGGCATGGAGAAGGATGACAGCTTTAAG GTCCTGAAGGAGGGTTCAGAAGGGCAAGTAATTGTGAATGTTAAACGTCGGGAACTGAAGAAGGCATCCTTTGATAATAAATTTACTACATGGGACCGTCACAAGAAGATTATATCAATAAATGACTCCGTCCGGATTTTGGAAGGTCAACTAGAG GGAAGGCAAGGTGTCGTTAAGCAAATTTACAGAGGAACAGTCTTCATTTATAATGAGTCTGAACAGGAAAATAGTGGTTATTACTGTTGTAAATCTCAAAACTGCGAGAAATTTAAACTTCTTGGTGATGCATGTAAAGAGAAG GGTGGTGCACAAGCATCCTCGAGCTTTGATGATTGCCCATCATCTCCAAAATCACCTCTCTCCCCCAAAAAGCCATGGCAAGAAAGGGATAGTACCT TAAACCAGGGTGGCAAAGATGAATTATTCTCTGTTGGTCAGTCATTAAGAATCCGGATAGGCCCTTTGAAGGGATATCTCTGTCGTGTCTTGGCCCTAAGAAGGTCAGATGTTACGGTGAAGCTGGATTCTCAGCACAAGATACTTACAG TTAAAGCTGAGCACCTCGTTGCAGTTCGTGAAAAGGGTGTTCTGACCGG TGATGGCTTGGAGTCTAAACCTTTTGATTTGCTTGGAACTCAAGAAGACGGCCCTGGAG GTTGGATGGATGGGGCAGGGACATCAGCAGATGTTCAGGGTTGGGGTACTGGTGGCCAGACTACTGAGAG TAACTCTTGGGGTGCTTTCCCTTCAAGCATCGCG CCTAATCCTGAAACAGGATCATTGGATCCTCTAAACTCGATGGATATTGATTCAAAAAAAG ATGAGGGGGCAACATGGGAGACAAAATTGGCACCAACTCAGAGTTCATCATGGGGAGCGCCTGCAACTCGCGAAACAGCTCTCGCTACTACTGAGCAAGTTGGTGGTTGGGGAGGAAGTGATGGTGGCTGGAGTAAAGCGGCTTCTGATACTGTCGGTGGCAGCAATACTTCTGATAGCTGGGGTAGGGCAAAATTACCCGGCGATGATCAGGCTGGCCAATCAACTGATGCCTGGGGGGCAGCAAAAGATAAATCTACCAGTACATGTGATCCCTCTGCATCTTCTTGGGGAAAGAGTACTGATCCAACTAATAACCAGGATGCTGGATGGGgcaagtctgagggaacatGGGGTAAAGAAAATAATGCGAGTGATAATACAACTAGTGCCTGGGGCAGTGCAAATGTAAAGAATCAAGTGGATTCCTGGGGTAAAGGTAAAGATGGTGAAGATGGTCCTAGTGAAGGCAGATCTTCTTGGAATACATCCACCACTGTGGCAGATAAAGGAACTGGGGGTTGGGGTAGTGGTAATGGAGGTGGATTTGATGGCAGTGGTGGTGGAAGGGGTGGTGGACGTGGTGGGAATGGTGGAAGGGGCGGTGCTGGTGGCAATTCATGTTACAAGTGTGGGGAGTCTGGGCATATGGCTCGGGAGTGTAGTCAGGGGGGCGGCGGCGGCAATGCTTGCTATAAGTGCGGGGAATCTGGGCACATTGCTCGGGAGTGTAGTCAGGGAGGTGGTGGGGGCAGTAATGCTTGCTACAAGTGTGGGGAAACTGGGCACATGGCTAGAGAGTGTACTCAGGGCGGCGGCAGCGGGGGTGGTAATGCTTGCTACAAGTGTGGGGAAACTGGCCACATGGCTAGAGAGTGTACTCAGGGGGGCGGCGGCGGTGGAAGTAGAGGTGGAAATGCATGTTACAAGTGTGGGGAGACTGGTCACATGGCTAGGGAGTGCACTCAGGGTGGCAACAAAGGAGGAAATGCTTGTTTCAAGTGTGGGGAGACGGGACACATGGCTAGGGAGTGTAGTCAGGGTGGCGGCAGTGGTGCTGGAAACAATGTCAGAAGCTCTTGGAGTCATTCAAACAAAG GAGAGACCGCGTGGTCGACGAAATCTGATACTAATCAGAATTCAACCTGGGGTGCAAATTTAGCTGATGATGCTACTGGAAGCTGGGGTGCATCTGCACCGGAGAAAGAAAGCAGGGGATGGTCAAGCAAAGCTGTCCAGACTACATCGACTGATGCTCCTGTTTCAGAAACTGGCGGGTGGGGTAGCTCTTGGAATAAAACCTCTGATACCTCTAAAGATGGAGGGTCCAGCTGGGGAACCGCTTCatctgaaaaagaaaaagaacgcGGGGGCTGGTCAAGTAAAGCAAGTTGGAATATGTCTACTCCAACACCTGATAAAGAAATCGGCGGCTGGGATACTGCAGGTAATGATGGTCGTGCTAGTGGGCGAGGAGGCGCTGCTGGTAATGCCTGCTACAAGTGTGGAGAGAGTGGACACATGGCTAGGGAGTGTCCTCAGGGTGGCAGCAGAGGAGGCAATGCTTGTTACAAGTGTGGGGAGTCTGGTCATATTTCTAGGGAGTGTCCTCAAGGTGGCAGCAGAGGAGGCAGTGCTTGTTACAAGTGTGGGGAGTCAGGTCATATGTCCAGGGAGTGTCCTCAAGGTGGCAGCAAAGCAGGAAATGCTTGTTTTAAGTGTGGGGAGACGGGTCATATGGCAAGAGAATGTAGTCAGGGTGGTGGCAGTTCTTGTTACAAATGTGGGGAGACTGGTCATATGTCTCGGGAATGTAGCAAGGCTGGTGGCAGTGGAAATAATTGTTTCAAGTGTGGTGAGAGTGGTCACCAGGCTAGGGATTGTACTCAGGGTGGTGGTGGAGGTTATAGTACAAGCTCATGGTCTGCTAAAAACTCG acaCAGCTAGAGACCAGTCGTCTCAACTTTGAGAAAG ATGTAGGCTCTGCTGCCTGGGGGAGTGCAGCGGTTCCAAAATCATCATGGGGTGCAGCCAAAGCTGATGACGGTGCTCTTGCTAGTGAAAATGTTGGGGGCTGGGGAAATACTGATAGTGGAAGGAACCAGTCTACTCCTGCTATTAACGATAGCACTGTTTCTGATTCCTGGGGTGATTCTAAAAGTGAGAAAGTCACTGGTGGATGGGGTAGTGCTGCTGAACCTGGGAAGCCTACAAGCAACTGGAGCACTGGTACAGAAGGGAAGAATCAATCAGTTTCATGGGGAGGTACTGCAGACAACGGGAACAGTAAAGAAATATCTGATAGAAGCATGTCTGCTTGGAACACATCAGGAGGAAAAGATACTGGGGGTTGGAATACATCTGGCGAAAAACAAACTGGGGGATGGGGTGCTGCTGGTGGGAGTAACGCAGGTGAAGGTGGATTTAGTGGCGGTCAGGGGTTTGGTGGTCGTGCTAGCAGTGGAAATGCTTGCTACAAGTGTGGAGAGTCTGGGCACTTTGCCAGAGAATGTAGTCAGGGAGGTGGGGGTCGTGGTGGTGGAAGGTCTGGTGGCCGTGGTGGTGGAAGTGGTTGTTATAAATGTGGACAGGAAGGGCACTTTGCCCGAGAATGCCCTAGCTCGAATAATTGA
- the LOC108195858 gene encoding protein RNA-directed DNA methylation 3 isoform X1, translated as MSSKGKAIADPKGKRKIDDDKTGGRNKKRSGVLQFFEDSAREADESDDSLDSLFGDDEDGDFLEDIFDEEANVSAEQQRNVALRVKEEEMTEEEHEKMLEKMVQERYKPGSSFVTYAEDRVDSQRSTERSTVTSCDPIMWKVKCMVGRERHSTICLMQKYVDLQSMGKKPQIITAFAAEHVKGAIFIEAYKKNDIYEACNGLCSIYPSRVAAVKPGEISNLLTVRSKPCNITLGTFARVKSGKYKGDLAQVVAVNESKRKATVKLIPRIDLQALAAKFGGGVAAKKTAGPAPPPRLISSSELEEFRPLIQSRCDRDSNTFYEVLDGMLLKDGYLYKKVRIDSLSLYGVLPSEDELLKFESSRNEESNDVEWLSELYGEQKKNITRRNDKAGGKGEGSSSSNLDSDLEVHDMVFFSRTGFGVIVGMEKDDSFKVLKEGSEGQVIVNVKRRELKKASFDNKFTTWDRHKKIISINDSVRILEGQLEGRQGVVKQIYRGTVFIYNESEQENSGYYCCKSQNCEKFKLLGDACKEKGGAQASSSFDDCPSSPKSPLSPKKPWQERDSTLNQGGKDELFSVGQSLRIRIGPLKGYLCRVLALRRSDVTVKLDSQHKILTVKAEHLVAVREKGVLTGDGLESKPFDLLGTQEDGPGGWMDGAGTSADVQGWGTGGQTTESNSWGAFPSSIAPNPETGSLDPLNSMDIDSKKDEGATWETKLAPTQSSSWGAPATRETALATTEQVGGWGGSDGGWSKAASDTVGGSNTSDSWGRAKLPGDDQAGQSTDAWGAAKDKSTSTCDPSASSWGKSTDPTNNQDAGWGKSEGTWGKENNASDNTTSAWGSANVKNQVDSWGKGKDGEDGPSEGRSSWNTSTTVADKGTGGWGSGNGGGFDGSGGGRGGGRGGNGGRGGAGGNSCYKCGESGHMARECSQGGGGGNACYKCGESGHIARECSQGGGGGSNACYKCGETGHMARECTQGGGSGGGNACYKCGETGHMARECTQGGGGGGSRGGNACYKCGETGHMARECTQGGNKGGNACFKCGETGHMARECSQGGGSGAGNNVRSSWSHSNKDVGETAWSTKSDTNQNSTWGANLADDATGSWGASAPEKESRGWSSKAVQTTSTDAPVSETGGWGSSWNKTSDTSKDGGSSWGTASSEKEKERGGWSSKASWNMSTPTPDKEIGGWDTAGNDGRASGRGGAAGNACYKCGESGHMARECPQGGSRGGNACYKCGESGHISRECPQGGSRGGSACYKCGESGHMSRECPQGGSKAGNACFKCGETGHMARECSQGGGSSCYKCGETGHMSRECSKAGGSGNNCFKCGESGHQARDCTQGGGGGYSTSSWSAKNSTQLETSRLNFEKDVGSAAWGSAAVPKSSWGAAKADDGALASENVGGWGNTDSGRNQSTPAINDSTVSDSWGDSKSEKVTGGWGSAAEPGKPTSNWSTGTEGKNQSVSWGGTADNGNSKEISDRSMSAWNTSGGKDTGGWNTSGEKQTGGWGAAGGSNAGEGGFSGGQGFGGRASSGNACYKCGESGHFARECSQGGGGRGGGRSGGRGGGSGCYKCGQEGHFARECPSSNN; from the exons ATTTTCTGGAAGATATATTTGATGAGGAAGCTAATGTCAGTGCTGAACAGCAAAGAAATGTCGCCCTTCGTGTAAAGGAGGAAGAGATGACTGAGGAAGAACATGAAAAAATGCTGGAAAAAATGGTCCAAGAACGTTACAAACCAGGTTCTAGTTTCGTTACATATGCAGAAGATAGAGTTGACTCCCAAAGATCTACTGAACGGAGTACAGTGACTTCTTGTGATCCTATAATGTGGAAAGTTAAATGCATG GTTGGTCGCGAGAGGCATTCTACTATCTGCCTTATGCAGAAGTATGTTGATCTTCAGTCCATGGGGAAAAAACCGCAGATAATTACTGCTTTTGCAGCTGAACATGTAAAGGGTGCTATATTTATTGAAGCTTACaagaaaaatgatatatatgag GCTTGTAATGGGCTTTGTAGTATTTATCCAAGTCGAGTGGCTGCTGTTAAACCAGGTGAAATTTCTAATTTGCTTACTGTCAGAAGCAAGCCCTGCAACATTACCTTGGGCACCTTTGCCCGCGTTAAGAGTGGGAAGTACAAGGGGGACCTTGCTCAG GTTGTGGCTGTGAATGAATCAAAGAGAAAAGCTACTGTGAAGCTGATTCCAAGAATAGATCTACAAGCTTTGGCGgcaaaattt GGTGGAGGAGTCGCCGCCAAGAAAACTGCTGGCCCTGCCCCACCCCCTAGATTGATCAGCTCTAGTGAACTTGA ggAGTTCCGACCTCTCATTCAGTCTAGGTGTGACCGTGATAGCAATACATTCTATGAGGTTCTGGATGGCATGTTGCTAAAGGATGgctatttatacaaaaaagtcCGTATTGATTCTTTGAGCTTGTATGGTGTACTGCCGTCTGAGGATGAGCTCCTAAAATTCGAGTCTTCCAGGAATGAGGAATCTAATGATGTGGAGTGGCTCTCTGAGCTTTATGGtgaacaaaagaaaaatattaccaGAAGAAATGATAAAGCTGGTGGAAAAGGAGAGGGTTCATCGTCCTCAAATTTGGATAGTGATTTAGAAGTACATGATATGGTTTTTTTCAG CCGGACTGGTTTTGGTGTTATTGTAGGCATGGAGAAGGATGACAGCTTTAAG GTCCTGAAGGAGGGTTCAGAAGGGCAAGTAATTGTGAATGTTAAACGTCGGGAACTGAAGAAGGCATCCTTTGATAATAAATTTACTACATGGGACCGTCACAAGAAGATTATATCAATAAATGACTCCGTCCGGATTTTGGAAGGTCAACTAGAG GGAAGGCAAGGTGTCGTTAAGCAAATTTACAGAGGAACAGTCTTCATTTATAATGAGTCTGAACAGGAAAATAGTGGTTATTACTGTTGTAAATCTCAAAACTGCGAGAAATTTAAACTTCTTGGTGATGCATGTAAAGAGAAG GGTGGTGCACAAGCATCCTCGAGCTTTGATGATTGCCCATCATCTCCAAAATCACCTCTCTCCCCCAAAAAGCCATGGCAAGAAAGGGATAGTACCT TAAACCAGGGTGGCAAAGATGAATTATTCTCTGTTGGTCAGTCATTAAGAATCCGGATAGGCCCTTTGAAGGGATATCTCTGTCGTGTCTTGGCCCTAAGAAGGTCAGATGTTACGGTGAAGCTGGATTCTCAGCACAAGATACTTACAG TTAAAGCTGAGCACCTCGTTGCAGTTCGTGAAAAGGGTGTTCTGACCGG TGATGGCTTGGAGTCTAAACCTTTTGATTTGCTTGGAACTCAAGAAGACGGCCCTGGAG GTTGGATGGATGGGGCAGGGACATCAGCAGATGTTCAGGGTTGGGGTACTGGTGGCCAGACTACTGAGAG TAACTCTTGGGGTGCTTTCCCTTCAAGCATCGCG CCTAATCCTGAAACAGGATCATTGGATCCTCTAAACTCGATGGATATTGATTCAAAAAAAG ATGAGGGGGCAACATGGGAGACAAAATTGGCACCAACTCAGAGTTCATCATGGGGAGCGCCTGCAACTCGCGAAACAGCTCTCGCTACTACTGAGCAAGTTGGTGGTTGGGGAGGAAGTGATGGTGGCTGGAGTAAAGCGGCTTCTGATACTGTCGGTGGCAGCAATACTTCTGATAGCTGGGGTAGGGCAAAATTACCCGGCGATGATCAGGCTGGCCAATCAACTGATGCCTGGGGGGCAGCAAAAGATAAATCTACCAGTACATGTGATCCCTCTGCATCTTCTTGGGGAAAGAGTACTGATCCAACTAATAACCAGGATGCTGGATGGGgcaagtctgagggaacatGGGGTAAAGAAAATAATGCGAGTGATAATACAACTAGTGCCTGGGGCAGTGCAAATGTAAAGAATCAAGTGGATTCCTGGGGTAAAGGTAAAGATGGTGAAGATGGTCCTAGTGAAGGCAGATCTTCTTGGAATACATCCACCACTGTGGCAGATAAAGGAACTGGGGGTTGGGGTAGTGGTAATGGAGGTGGATTTGATGGCAGTGGTGGTGGAAGGGGTGGTGGACGTGGTGGGAATGGTGGAAGGGGCGGTGCTGGTGGCAATTCATGTTACAAGTGTGGGGAGTCTGGGCATATGGCTCGGGAGTGTAGTCAGGGGGGCGGCGGCGGCAATGCTTGCTATAAGTGCGGGGAATCTGGGCACATTGCTCGGGAGTGTAGTCAGGGAGGTGGTGGGGGCAGTAATGCTTGCTACAAGTGTGGGGAAACTGGGCACATGGCTAGAGAGTGTACTCAGGGCGGCGGCAGCGGGGGTGGTAATGCTTGCTACAAGTGTGGGGAAACTGGCCACATGGCTAGAGAGTGTACTCAGGGGGGCGGCGGCGGTGGAAGTAGAGGTGGAAATGCATGTTACAAGTGTGGGGAGACTGGTCACATGGCTAGGGAGTGCACTCAGGGTGGCAACAAAGGAGGAAATGCTTGTTTCAAGTGTGGGGAGACGGGACACATGGCTAGGGAGTGTAGTCAGGGTGGCGGCAGTGGTGCTGGAAACAATGTCAGAAGCTCTTGGAGTCATTCAAACAAAG ATGTAGGAGAGACCGCGTGGTCGACGAAATCTGATACTAATCAGAATTCAACCTGGGGTGCAAATTTAGCTGATGATGCTACTGGAAGCTGGGGTGCATCTGCACCGGAGAAAGAAAGCAGGGGATGGTCAAGCAAAGCTGTCCAGACTACATCGACTGATGCTCCTGTTTCAGAAACTGGCGGGTGGGGTAGCTCTTGGAATAAAACCTCTGATACCTCTAAAGATGGAGGGTCCAGCTGGGGAACCGCTTCatctgaaaaagaaaaagaacgcGGGGGCTGGTCAAGTAAAGCAAGTTGGAATATGTCTACTCCAACACCTGATAAAGAAATCGGCGGCTGGGATACTGCAGGTAATGATGGTCGTGCTAGTGGGCGAGGAGGCGCTGCTGGTAATGCCTGCTACAAGTGTGGAGAGAGTGGACACATGGCTAGGGAGTGTCCTCAGGGTGGCAGCAGAGGAGGCAATGCTTGTTACAAGTGTGGGGAGTCTGGTCATATTTCTAGGGAGTGTCCTCAAGGTGGCAGCAGAGGAGGCAGTGCTTGTTACAAGTGTGGGGAGTCAGGTCATATGTCCAGGGAGTGTCCTCAAGGTGGCAGCAAAGCAGGAAATGCTTGTTTTAAGTGTGGGGAGACGGGTCATATGGCAAGAGAATGTAGTCAGGGTGGTGGCAGTTCTTGTTACAAATGTGGGGAGACTGGTCATATGTCTCGGGAATGTAGCAAGGCTGGTGGCAGTGGAAATAATTGTTTCAAGTGTGGTGAGAGTGGTCACCAGGCTAGGGATTGTACTCAGGGTGGTGGTGGAGGTTATAGTACAAGCTCATGGTCTGCTAAAAACTCG acaCAGCTAGAGACCAGTCGTCTCAACTTTGAGAAAG ATGTAGGCTCTGCTGCCTGGGGGAGTGCAGCGGTTCCAAAATCATCATGGGGTGCAGCCAAAGCTGATGACGGTGCTCTTGCTAGTGAAAATGTTGGGGGCTGGGGAAATACTGATAGTGGAAGGAACCAGTCTACTCCTGCTATTAACGATAGCACTGTTTCTGATTCCTGGGGTGATTCTAAAAGTGAGAAAGTCACTGGTGGATGGGGTAGTGCTGCTGAACCTGGGAAGCCTACAAGCAACTGGAGCACTGGTACAGAAGGGAAGAATCAATCAGTTTCATGGGGAGGTACTGCAGACAACGGGAACAGTAAAGAAATATCTGATAGAAGCATGTCTGCTTGGAACACATCAGGAGGAAAAGATACTGGGGGTTGGAATACATCTGGCGAAAAACAAACTGGGGGATGGGGTGCTGCTGGTGGGAGTAACGCAGGTGAAGGTGGATTTAGTGGCGGTCAGGGGTTTGGTGGTCGTGCTAGCAGTGGAAATGCTTGCTACAAGTGTGGAGAGTCTGGGCACTTTGCCAGAGAATGTAGTCAGGGAGGTGGGGGTCGTGGTGGTGGAAGGTCTGGTGGCCGTGGTGGTGGAAGTGGTTGTTATAAATGTGGACAGGAAGGGCACTTTGCCCGAGAATGCCCTAGCTCGAATAATTGA